The proteins below come from a single Parazoarcus communis genomic window:
- a CDS encoding putative bifunctional diguanylate cyclase/phosphodiesterase gives MLSADFENRLKQEAAPLLTGLVSNELSGVYVIQDDRFIFVNQRLADLFGYTPEALCAGMGPTQLIAPAYQPLAKREIDRRLSGEVKSSFFGFEGVRSDGSRLDVEVFGVATTFSGKPAIIGILLDVSERCRAERAVADQLRFIEQLVDTIPSPVFFKDESGRYMGCNSAFEGYVGLTRDALIGRSVYDIAPRDLADRYFAADKALLDQGGTQTYETSVVYADGTRHEVMLYKATFNNARGELGGLVGVLLDISERKRMEQAVWHEANYDALTGLPNRRLFQDRLREEVKRSQRGGGRFAQLFIDLDRFKEVNDTLGHDLGDMLLIEAAARISKVVRASDTVSRLGGDEFVVIAPCITDKDTAGTIAQHIIEQMQMPFDLDGKLAYVSASIGIAFYPDDSTEMDTLLGYADQAMYAAKAQGRNSFCYFAQPMQISAMQRLQTGNDLRRAVKAGQLVLHFQPIVDLSDNRIVKAEALVRWQHPVRGLIGPDEFIPVAEDIGVISEIGHWVFERAMQMAGRWHALRGPKTDADTAEAGIQISVNMSPRQFMSGSSAGWIEHLRQHGLPASVLAVEITEGLLLDTRPVVIEALMTFRSAGVQVSIDDFGTGYSAMSYLKKFDIDYLKIDRSFVRDLTTDASDLAIAEAMIVMAHKLGMKVVAEGVETAAQRDLLRCAGCDYAQGYLFSRPIDEEAFARLLETSSLIASQAA, from the coding sequence ATGCTGTCAGCGGACTTCGAAAACAGACTGAAGCAGGAGGCAGCCCCCCTCCTCACGGGCCTTGTCAGCAACGAGCTGAGCGGTGTCTATGTCATCCAGGACGACCGCTTCATCTTCGTCAATCAGCGTCTGGCAGACCTGTTCGGCTACACACCCGAGGCCTTGTGCGCCGGCATGGGGCCGACGCAACTGATCGCCCCTGCCTATCAACCCCTTGCCAAGCGCGAGATCGACCGTCGCCTGTCGGGCGAAGTCAAATCGAGCTTCTTCGGCTTTGAAGGCGTACGCAGCGACGGCAGCAGGCTCGACGTCGAGGTCTTCGGCGTTGCCACCACTTTCTCGGGAAAGCCTGCGATCATCGGCATCCTGCTCGACGTCTCCGAGCGCTGCAGGGCAGAGCGCGCGGTGGCCGATCAACTGCGCTTCATCGAGCAACTGGTCGACACCATCCCGAGCCCGGTCTTCTTCAAGGATGAATCCGGACGCTACATGGGCTGCAATTCGGCGTTCGAGGGCTACGTCGGGCTGACCCGCGATGCGCTCATCGGGCGCTCGGTCTACGACATTGCGCCACGCGACCTGGCCGACCGGTATTTTGCAGCCGACAAGGCCCTGCTCGATCAGGGTGGCACACAGACCTATGAAACGAGCGTCGTCTACGCAGACGGCACCCGGCACGAGGTGATGCTCTACAAGGCGACCTTCAATAATGCACGCGGCGAACTGGGCGGACTGGTGGGTGTTCTGCTGGATATCTCGGAACGCAAACGCATGGAACAAGCGGTCTGGCACGAGGCAAACTACGACGCCCTGACCGGCCTTCCCAACCGGCGCCTGTTCCAGGACCGGCTGCGCGAAGAGGTCAAACGCAGTCAGCGCGGCGGCGGTCGGTTCGCACAATTGTTCATTGATCTCGACCGCTTCAAGGAGGTCAACGACACCCTTGGCCACGATCTCGGCGACATGCTTCTGATCGAGGCCGCCGCCCGCATCAGCAAGGTTGTGCGTGCCAGCGATACCGTATCGCGCCTTGGCGGAGACGAATTCGTGGTGATCGCGCCCTGCATCACGGACAAGGACACGGCCGGCACCATTGCCCAGCACATCATCGAGCAGATGCAGATGCCGTTCGATCTCGATGGCAAGCTGGCCTATGTATCGGCCAGCATCGGCATTGCCTTCTACCCCGACGACAGCACCGAAATGGACACCTTGCTCGGTTACGCAGACCAGGCCATGTACGCCGCCAAGGCCCAAGGCAGAAACAGCTTCTGCTACTTCGCGCAGCCGATGCAGATCAGTGCGATGCAGCGCCTCCAGACCGGTAACGACTTGCGCCGCGCGGTGAAGGCCGGACAACTCGTCCTGCACTTTCAGCCCATCGTCGACCTGTCCGACAACCGTATCGTCAAGGCGGAAGCCCTGGTGCGCTGGCAGCATCCGGTTCGGGGCCTGATCGGACCCGATGAATTCATTCCGGTCGCCGAGGACATCGGGGTCATCTCCGAGATCGGCCACTGGGTGTTCGAACGCGCGATGCAGATGGCAGGCCGCTGGCATGCACTGCGTGGGCCGAAGACAGACGCAGACACCGCCGAAGCCGGCATCCAGATCAGCGTCAACATGTCTCCGCGCCAGTTCATGAGCGGCAGCAGCGCAGGCTGGATTGAGCACCTGCGACAACACGGTTTGCCCGCAAGCGTCCTGGCCGTCGAGATCACCGAAGGCCTCCTGCTCGACACCCGCCCGGTCGTGATCGAAGCCCTGATGACCTTCCGCAGCGCCGGCGTGCAGGTGAGCATCGACGACTTCGGCACCGGCTACTCGGCAATGTCCTACCTCAAGAAATTCGATATCGACTACCTCAAGATCGATCGCTCCTTCGTCCGCGACCTCACCACCGACGCCTCCGACCTCGCCATCGCCGAGGCGATGATCGTGATGGCGCACAAACTCGGCATGAAGGTGGTCGCCGAGGGGGTCGAAACCGCTGCACAGCGCGACCTCCTGCGCTGCGCGGGATGCGACTACGCGCAGGGCTACCTGTTCTCGAGGCCAATTGACGAGGAAGCATTTGCACGCCTGCTTGAAACGTCCAGCCTCATTGCGAGCCAGGCAGCATGA
- a CDS encoding HAD hydrolase-like protein: MARDYKPKPVVYLAAAGAFDLEPGETMMVAAHTSDLAAAAAAGLRTAFIARPDEYGPGMGETTAGTTVDVSCASLLELAAALEA, from the coding sequence CTGGCGCGCGACTACAAGCCCAAGCCGGTCGTCTACCTTGCCGCGGCCGGGGCCTTCGACCTCGAACCGGGCGAAACGATGATGGTGGCAGCCCACACGTCAGACCTCGCAGCCGCTGCCGCAGCGGGCTTGCGAACCGCCTTCATCGCGCGCCCGGACGAATACGGGCCGGGCATGGGCGAGACGACCGCGGGCACGACAGTGGATGTCTCCTGCGCCAGCCTGCTCGAACTGGCCGCAGCGCTCGAAGCCTAG
- a CDS encoding LysR family transcriptional regulator translates to MRLRHIEVFRAVMLSGSVSGAARMLHVSQPVVSRVLRHAEATLGFALFERAGGRLSPAPEAEALLVQVKRAYAEIERIDTLAANLRRGASGLLRVAATPSLASQLLPDTLCALSAHHPDVQCDLWAIHTRDIEEHLLALEIDAGIALEPPAHVAISASVLCETEIMLAVPRAWLEGPRAADGFLWLQSRPCVTLSDATPLGEALSALLDAAGWQVREAFRVQTYVLAGALVEKGLAYAFVDGFTAATQDPARVRLVRLSPTVPVQLRLMRAASAAPSVLLGSFGQMLGVAATTQLEQLAASMKQPALDLRGRASDQGD, encoded by the coding sequence GTGCGCTTGCGACATATCGAAGTGTTCCGGGCGGTCATGCTCAGCGGCTCGGTCAGCGGCGCGGCGCGCATGCTGCACGTGTCGCAACCCGTCGTGTCGCGCGTGCTTCGGCATGCCGAGGCAACGCTCGGGTTCGCGCTTTTCGAGCGCGCAGGTGGACGCCTCTCGCCTGCGCCCGAGGCCGAGGCGCTGCTGGTTCAGGTCAAGCGTGCCTATGCCGAAATCGAACGCATCGACACACTGGCTGCCAATCTTCGGCGCGGTGCGTCGGGCCTGTTGCGCGTGGCGGCAACCCCTTCGCTGGCCTCACAGCTGCTGCCCGATACCCTGTGTGCCTTGAGTGCGCATCACCCCGACGTGCAGTGCGATCTGTGGGCGATCCATACCCGCGATATCGAGGAGCATCTGCTGGCGCTCGAGATCGACGCCGGCATCGCGCTCGAGCCGCCGGCGCATGTCGCAATCAGCGCATCGGTGCTGTGCGAAACTGAAATCATGCTGGCGGTGCCGCGGGCCTGGCTGGAGGGCCCGCGCGCGGCAGATGGCTTTCTGTGGTTGCAGTCGCGACCCTGCGTCACGCTCTCGGATGCGACGCCGCTGGGCGAAGCCCTGTCAGCGCTGCTCGATGCTGCCGGCTGGCAGGTGCGGGAGGCGTTTCGCGTCCAGACCTACGTGCTTGCCGGCGCGCTGGTGGAAAAGGGCCTGGCCTATGCCTTTGTCGATGGATTCACGGCCGCCACGCAGGACCCGGCGCGCGTGCGCCTGGTCCGGCTCTCGCCCACCGTCCCGGTCCAGCTCAGGCTCATGCGGGCGGCGAGTGCGGCGCCTTCGGTCCTGCTTGGGAGTTTTGGTCAGATGCTGGGTGTTGCGGCCACGACGCAGCTCGAGCAGCTTGCCGCGAGCATGAAGCAGCCTGCGCTGGATCTTCGTGGCCGTGCCAGCGATCAGGGCGACTAG
- a CDS encoding LysR family transcriptional regulator: protein MELVALRTFQAVVEEGGILAASRKLNTVQSNVTNRIQRLEQELGAELFFRKGRGMELAPSGRVLLDYARQMLQLERQTSAAVRLVGESTGELRVGSMETFAALHLPSALRAVRAAHPGLELRVQTQTSAALTEMVVDHKLDCAFVAGPVMHADLHFDEVVVEELVQVSASGTNPVSQPLIIFREGCAYRTRALSWQRASGSAMADAMEFGTLEGILGCVAVGLGWTLMPRRVVEQSAHFPDLVIETLPEEFAHVPTGMIRLRSAAPMAAIETLSNAVRAAS from the coding sequence ATGGAGCTCGTGGCGCTACGCACGTTTCAGGCGGTGGTCGAAGAGGGCGGAATTCTGGCCGCCTCACGCAAGCTAAACACCGTGCAGTCCAACGTCACCAACCGCATTCAGCGTCTGGAACAGGAGCTTGGTGCGGAGTTGTTCTTTCGCAAGGGGCGCGGCATGGAGCTGGCGCCATCGGGGCGGGTGTTGCTCGATTACGCACGCCAGATGCTTCAGCTCGAACGCCAGACCAGCGCCGCCGTGCGTCTGGTGGGGGAGAGCACCGGCGAACTGCGCGTCGGTTCGATGGAGACCTTTGCCGCCCTGCACCTGCCGTCCGCGCTGAGAGCGGTGCGGGCAGCCCACCCGGGGCTTGAACTAAGGGTGCAGACGCAGACCAGTGCGGCACTGACCGAAATGGTGGTCGACCACAAACTTGATTGCGCCTTTGTTGCGGGGCCGGTCATGCATGCCGACCTACACTTCGACGAAGTGGTGGTGGAAGAGCTGGTGCAGGTCAGTGCGTCCGGCACCAACCCGGTCAGCCAGCCGCTGATCATCTTTCGCGAGGGCTGTGCCTACCGGACGCGTGCGCTCTCGTGGCAGCGTGCATCCGGCAGTGCGATGGCGGATGCGATGGAGTTCGGCACGCTGGAGGGCATCCTCGGCTGTGTTGCAGTCGGCCTGGGGTGGACGCTGATGCCGCGACGAGTCGTTGAGCAGTCGGCGCATTTCCCGGACCTGGTGATCGAGACCCTGCCCGAGGAGTTCGCGCACGTGCCCACCGGCATGATCCGTCTGCGCTCGGCGGCACCGATGGCCGCGATCGAAACGCTTTCGAATGCAGTGCGCGCGGCAAGCTGA
- a CDS encoding YkgJ family cysteine cluster protein codes for MPNDKPLFQLHAEIDTRVQAIRAERTDWLCGKGCDSCCRRLADIPRLTAAEWALLQRGLKQMTAARLEDINRKVAALASTDTRPVVCPLLDEATGACPVYAQRPVACRTYGFYVQRELGLYCSDIELQVTEGMLSDVVWGNHDAIDQQLSGLGDGRPLTEWWLDETNRKPRSPEA; via the coding sequence GTGCCCAACGACAAGCCGCTGTTTCAGCTCCACGCCGAAATCGACACCCGCGTGCAAGCCATCCGCGCAGAACGTACAGACTGGCTGTGCGGCAAGGGCTGTGACAGCTGCTGCCGGCGACTGGCCGACATCCCCAGGCTGACGGCGGCGGAATGGGCTTTGCTGCAGAGGGGACTGAAGCAGATGACGGCCGCTCGGCTCGAAGACATCAACCGGAAAGTCGCCGCACTGGCCAGCACGGACACCCGCCCCGTCGTCTGCCCCCTGCTTGACGAGGCCACCGGCGCCTGCCCGGTCTATGCGCAGCGCCCGGTGGCCTGTCGTACCTACGGCTTCTATGTACAGCGCGAACTCGGGCTCTATTGCAGCGACATCGAATTACAGGTGACCGAGGGCATGCTGAGCGATGTCGTGTGGGGTAACCACGACGCGATCGATCAACAGCTCTCCGGGCTGGGCGATGGCAGGCCGCTGACGGAGTGGTGGCTCGACGAAACGAACAGGAAACCTCGCTCACCGGAAGCCTGA
- a CDS encoding ABC-F family ATP-binding cassette domain-containing protein — protein MITLKSVTLRRSAKVLLDNASVTLNPGEKVGLVGRNGAGKSTLFALLNGTLHEDSGDFSIPAHWRMAQVAQDMPETDQSATDFVIEGDVALLAAQKEVTAAEAGDDGERMAYAYMALHDAGAHDAQARAQALILGLGFKTTELCNPVNSFSGGWRMRLQLARALMCPSDLLLLDEPTNHLDLDALVWLESWLKRYDGTLVVISHDREFLDAITNVTLHIDNSKLTRYGGNYSTFEDTRAQQMELQQNAYAKQQDKIAHLQKFIQRFKAKASKAKQAQSRVKALDRMERLAPVLASADFTFEFKEPVSLPNPMLTMEHACFGYPPPEDAPAGTPPTTIVRNVSKSVMAGQRIGILGANGQGKSTVVKTVARALKATAGEITEGKGLNIGYFAQQELDVLRPQDNPLEHMVRMAREGLPAGQSGREQDLRNFLGTFNFSGDMVKQAVGTMSGGEKARLVLCMLVWQRPNLLLLDEPTNHLDLATREALAMALNEFEGTVMLVSHDRSLLRSVCDEFWLVSHGGIEPFDGDLDDYQRYLLDEAKRAREALKESLKTPAKEAAPVAAPVKAAAKPSPEAVKVLRRDLGKVEQHILELQTKKHALEARLAAPLPPQEIGEIGIEVQKLTEELDAQEEIWLDLSTRIEEAS, from the coding sequence ATGATCACCCTCAAGAGCGTCACCCTGCGCCGCAGTGCCAAGGTGCTGCTCGACAATGCATCCGTCACCCTGAACCCGGGCGAGAAGGTCGGCCTGGTCGGGCGCAACGGCGCCGGCAAGTCCACCCTGTTCGCGCTGCTCAACGGCACCCTGCACGAAGACTCGGGCGACTTCAGCATTCCCGCACACTGGCGCATGGCGCAGGTGGCGCAGGACATGCCCGAAACCGACCAGTCCGCCACCGACTTCGTCATCGAGGGCGACGTCGCCCTGCTCGCTGCGCAGAAGGAAGTGACCGCTGCAGAAGCGGGGGACGATGGCGAACGCATGGCCTATGCCTACATGGCCCTGCATGACGCCGGCGCGCATGACGCCCAGGCCCGCGCGCAGGCGCTGATCCTCGGCCTCGGCTTCAAGACCACCGAACTGTGCAATCCGGTCAACAGCTTCTCCGGCGGCTGGCGCATGCGCCTGCAGCTGGCACGCGCGCTGATGTGCCCGTCCGACCTGCTGCTGCTCGACGAACCGACCAACCACCTCGACCTCGACGCGCTGGTGTGGCTCGAATCCTGGCTCAAGCGCTATGACGGCACCCTGGTGGTGATCAGCCATGACCGCGAGTTTCTGGACGCGATCACCAACGTCACGCTGCACATCGACAACAGCAAGCTCACGCGCTACGGCGGCAACTACAGCACCTTCGAAGACACCCGCGCGCAGCAGATGGAGCTGCAGCAGAACGCCTACGCCAAGCAGCAGGACAAGATCGCCCACCTGCAGAAGTTCATCCAGCGCTTCAAGGCCAAGGCGAGCAAGGCCAAGCAGGCACAGAGCCGGGTCAAGGCGCTCGACCGCATGGAGCGCCTGGCACCGGTGCTGGCCAGCGCCGACTTCACCTTCGAGTTCAAGGAGCCGGTCAGCCTGCCCAACCCGATGCTGACCATGGAGCACGCCTGCTTCGGCTACCCGCCCCCCGAGGACGCACCGGCCGGCACACCGCCCACCACCATCGTGCGCAATGTCAGCAAGTCGGTGATGGCGGGCCAGCGCATCGGCATTCTCGGCGCCAACGGTCAGGGCAAGTCGACCGTGGTCAAGACCGTTGCCCGCGCGCTCAAGGCCACCGCCGGCGAGATCACCGAAGGCAAGGGCCTCAACATCGGCTACTTTGCGCAGCAGGAACTCGACGTGCTGCGTCCGCAGGACAATCCGCTCGAACACATGGTGCGCATGGCCCGCGAAGGCTTGCCTGCCGGCCAGAGTGGGCGCGAGCAGGATCTGCGCAACTTCCTCGGCACCTTCAACTTCAGCGGCGACATGGTCAAGCAGGCCGTCGGCACCATGAGCGGTGGCGAGAAGGCCCGCCTGGTGCTGTGCATGCTGGTGTGGCAGCGCCCCAACCTGCTGCTGCTCGACGAGCCGACCAACCACCTCGACCTCGCCACCCGCGAGGCGCTGGCAATGGCGCTCAACGAGTTCGAAGGCACGGTGATGCTGGTCAGCCACGACCGCTCGCTGCTGCGCTCGGTATGTGACGAATTCTGGCTGGTCTCGCACGGCGGCATCGAGCCCTTCGACGGCGACCTCGACGACTATCAGCGCTACCTGCTCGACGAAGCCAAGCGCGCCCGCGAAGCACTGAAGGAGTCGCTGAAGACCCCGGCGAAAGAAGCCGCGCCGGTCGCAGCGCCGGTCAAGGCGGCCGCTAAGCCAAGCCCGGAGGCGGTCAAGGTGCTCAGGCGCGATCTGGGCAAGGTCGAACAGCACATTCTCGAACTGCAGACGAAGAAGCATGCGCTTGAAGCACGCCTGGCTGCGCCGCTACCGCCCCAGGAAATCGGCGAGATCGGTATCGAGGTGCAGAAGCTGACCGAAGAGCTCGACGCCCAGGAGGAAATCTGGCTCGACCTTTCCACCCGGATCGAAGAAGCCTCCTGA
- a CDS encoding D-amino acid dehydrogenase, whose protein sequence is MDITIVGCGIVGLASAWFLRADGHQVTVVDACERVGQGASHANGGQLSYRYVAPLAEPGVLAKIPGWMLRSDAPIRFKPAFDSRQWAWIAQFLRACNGRDQAASIASLLPLSLYSRRLMDDLRKTPDFDFAWRRNGKLVLHRDPASFAAARRLLASSPGADGEQFALDVRSCLDVEPALERMAPHLAGGIHTPSEEVGDCLALCEALEKGLRQGPGAVTFRMAERVERIELAAGRYHALQTDRGRIRGDACVVANGVDAASLLHSVGVGVPIYPLKGYSISAPLVAPRKAPEISITDFQRKVVYARIGDQLRVAGMADIVGHDRSIKPARIDMLKRETAENFGTAADLPQAREWCGLRPTTPTGRPIIGASKVPGVWLNLGQGALGFTLAAGSARVLADRMGGGTPAIPDAAFAPSA, encoded by the coding sequence ATGGATATCACAATCGTAGGCTGCGGCATCGTCGGCCTGGCCAGCGCATGGTTTCTGCGCGCAGACGGACATCAGGTCACCGTGGTCGATGCATGCGAGCGCGTCGGCCAGGGTGCAAGCCATGCCAACGGTGGCCAGCTTTCCTACCGCTACGTCGCCCCGCTCGCCGAACCGGGTGTGCTGGCGAAGATCCCCGGGTGGATGCTGCGCAGCGACGCCCCAATACGCTTCAAGCCCGCTTTCGACAGCCGGCAATGGGCATGGATCGCGCAGTTCCTGCGTGCATGCAACGGCCGCGATCAGGCCGCCTCGATCGCCAGTCTGCTGCCACTTTCGCTCTACAGCAGACGCCTGATGGATGACCTGCGCAAGACGCCAGACTTCGACTTCGCCTGGCGTCGCAACGGCAAGCTGGTGCTCCACCGTGACCCGGCCAGCTTCGCCGCCGCGCGCCGCCTGCTGGCATCGAGCCCCGGCGCCGACGGCGAGCAGTTTGCACTGGACGTACGCAGCTGCCTCGACGTCGAACCGGCGCTCGAGCGCATGGCGCCACACCTCGCCGGCGGCATCCACACCCCGAGTGAGGAAGTGGGCGACTGCCTTGCACTGTGCGAGGCACTGGAAAAGGGACTGCGCCAAGGCCCCGGCGCGGTGACCTTCCGCATGGCAGAGCGGGTCGAACGCATCGAACTGGCCGCTGGTCGCTATCACGCACTGCAGACCGACCGGGGACGCATCCGGGGCGACGCCTGCGTGGTCGCAAACGGGGTGGATGCAGCGAGCCTGCTGCACAGCGTCGGGGTCGGCGTGCCGATCTATCCGCTGAAGGGCTACAGCATCAGCGCCCCCCTTGTGGCGCCACGTAAGGCACCGGAAATCAGCATCACCGACTTTCAGCGCAAAGTCGTCTACGCCCGGATTGGAGATCAGCTCCGGGTTGCAGGCATGGCCGACATCGTGGGGCACGACCGCAGCATCAAGCCCGCCAGAATCGACATGCTGAAGCGTGAGACCGCTGAGAACTTCGGCACGGCAGCCGATCTGCCCCAAGCGCGGGAATGGTGCGGCCTGCGTCCCACCACGCCCACCGGCAGACCCATCATCGGCGCATCGAAAGTGCCCGGCGTATGGCTCAACCTCGGCCAGGGCGCCCTCGGCTTTACCCTGGCCGCAGGGTCGGCCCGGGTGCTGGCCGACCGCATGGGCGGGGGCACCCCGGCCATCCCCGATGCGGCTTTTGCGCCGTCTGCCTGA
- a CDS encoding YbfB/YjiJ family MFS transporter produces the protein MSDQRQRLQVLSAGIFSLILVLGVARFSYTPLLPLMQQQAGLGIAEAGWLAAINYAGYLSGAIIASLISDLVLKDKLYRVGMVVAIVSTALMGMSTDVTVWAVSRFFAGLSSAAGMLLGTGLILNWLIRHNHRSELGIHFAGIGIGIAGCALAVALMSQWLDWREQWFAFTVIGCLLLYPALRWLPPPDSSGLTKTGQKLVDKPPSALFMRIFMAAYFCAGVGYVVSATFIVAIVDRLPGLGGQGTLVFMAIGIAATPACFNWDLIARRTGDLNALILAAVLQIVGILLPVVVGGLVATVFGALLFGGTFIGMVSLVLTMAGRYYPTRPAKMMGKMTLSYGVAQIIGPAATGWLATQLGSYNAGLYMAAAVMLVGTALLMILKVVEKRDAAAALDVARYAQT, from the coding sequence GTGAGCGATCAGAGACAACGCCTCCAAGTACTCAGCGCCGGCATTTTCAGCCTCATTCTCGTACTGGGGGTTGCCCGCTTTTCCTATACGCCGCTACTGCCGCTGATGCAGCAACAGGCCGGACTCGGCATTGCCGAGGCTGGCTGGCTCGCGGCCATCAACTATGCCGGCTACCTGAGTGGCGCGATCATCGCCTCGCTGATCAGCGACCTGGTGCTCAAGGACAAGCTGTACCGCGTCGGCATGGTGGTCGCGATTGTCAGTACGGCACTGATGGGAATGAGCACCGATGTCACGGTGTGGGCTGTGTCGCGCTTCTTTGCCGGGCTGAGCAGTGCAGCAGGCATGCTGCTTGGCACCGGCCTCATCCTTAACTGGCTGATCCGCCACAATCATCGCAGCGAACTCGGCATCCACTTCGCCGGCATCGGCATTGGCATCGCCGGCTGCGCGCTTGCAGTGGCCCTGATGAGCCAATGGCTCGACTGGCGCGAGCAATGGTTCGCCTTTACCGTCATCGGCTGTCTGTTGCTGTACCCGGCGCTGCGCTGGTTGCCGCCGCCGGATAGCAGCGGCCTCACCAAAACCGGTCAAAAACTGGTGGACAAGCCCCCCAGCGCACTCTTCATGCGCATCTTCATGGCAGCCTATTTCTGCGCCGGCGTGGGCTACGTGGTCAGCGCCACCTTCATCGTCGCCATCGTCGATCGACTCCCCGGCCTCGGAGGCCAGGGTACGCTGGTATTCATGGCCATCGGCATCGCGGCAACACCGGCCTGCTTCAACTGGGACCTGATCGCCCGTCGCACGGGCGATCTCAATGCGCTGATTCTGGCTGCCGTGCTGCAGATCGTCGGCATCCTGCTCCCGGTCGTGGTCGGCGGGCTCGTTGCCACCGTCTTCGGCGCGCTGCTGTTCGGCGGCACCTTCATCGGCATGGTCAGCCTGGTGCTGACCATGGCCGGCCGCTACTATCCGACGCGCCCCGCCAAGATGATGGGCAAGATGACACTATCCTACGGCGTGGCACAGATCATCGGACCCGCCGCAACCGGATGGCTCGCGACGCAACTCGGCAGCTACAACGCCGGCCTCTACATGGCTGCAGCGGTGATGCTCGTCGGCACGGCACTGCTGATGATTCTCAAGGTCGTCGAAAAGCGCGACGCTGCCGCCGCACTCGATGTAGCGCGCTACGCACAGACCTGA